A genomic segment from Deinococcus roseus encodes:
- a CDS encoding GNAT family N-acetyltransferase: MNLSPFTPEWLPAAANLLSDLHQIPAEKLLPELEQLHGKSGLLPAVMASENQKLLGFLLGVPSVGSPQGRSVRVPLLGLAVVSDQPELLGDLYAAAGETWVSKGFFVHQVVVPAHQTEALQTLFALGFGQEQVHAGQDLNPLVGKASARVRRAGPEDLQALSHLIPAIGQHYVQGPVFEPFYPEQTAELLEGYAEVLQDPEWLLWVHEEAGEILAFQLYAPVQSDWNTPEGTFELKTAATLPAARGQGLQRGLFQHAVHHLQDLGGQRVIADWRSTNLHSARAWKRLAFEPDAYRLSRRLPLDLGWARGELSGS; this comes from the coding sequence ATGAACCTGTCCCCCTTCACCCCGGAGTGGTTGCCTGCCGCTGCCAACTTGCTCTCTGACCTCCATCAGATCCCTGCAGAAAAGCTGCTTCCTGAGCTGGAACAGTTGCATGGCAAGTCTGGTTTGCTTCCTGCCGTGATGGCCAGCGAAAACCAGAAACTCCTGGGTTTTCTGCTGGGTGTGCCCAGTGTGGGTTCACCTCAGGGTCGCAGTGTGAGGGTGCCTTTGCTGGGTCTGGCTGTGGTGTCAGACCAGCCAGAACTGCTGGGAGATCTGTATGCAGCAGCAGGAGAAACCTGGGTCAGCAAGGGATTTTTTGTGCATCAGGTGGTGGTGCCTGCACACCAGACCGAGGCGCTGCAAACCTTGTTTGCGCTGGGGTTTGGTCAGGAGCAGGTGCATGCAGGTCAGGACCTGAACCCTCTGGTCGGAAAAGCCAGTGCCCGGGTCAGACGTGCGGGTCCCGAAGACTTGCAGGCCCTATCTCACCTGATTCCAGCCATCGGGCAGCATTACGTGCAGGGTCCGGTGTTTGAGCCCTTCTACCCCGAACAGACCGCTGAATTGCTGGAGGGCTATGCCGAGGTGTTGCAGGATCCAGAATGGTTGCTGTGGGTGCATGAAGAGGCTGGTGAAATTCTGGCTTTTCAGCTTTATGCACCCGTGCAATCAGACTGGAACACGCCAGAAGGAACGTTTGAACTGAAAACTGCTGCCACTTTGCCTGCTGCCAGAGGACAGGGTTTGCAAAGGGGGTTGTTTCAGCATGCTGTGCATCACTTGCAAGATCTGGGAGGCCAGCGGGTGATTGCAGACTGGCGAAGCACCAATTTGCATTCTGCACGGGCCTGGAAGCGTCTGGCATTTGAGCCTGATGCGTACAGGCTGTCTCGCCGTTTGCCTCTGGATCTGGGCTGGGCCAGAGGGGAACTGAGCGGAAGCTGA
- a CDS encoding ribonuclease domain-containing protein: MGWKQMGLLGAVVLLLSSLAGAKSLPVVKLSQLPVQAQTTYRLIQQGGPFSYKKDGTVFQNREKLLPIKPRAYYHEYTVSTPGMNTRGARRIICGPVMDCFYTEDHYRSFRRIVK, from the coding sequence ATGGGATGGAAGCAGATGGGTTTGCTGGGAGCTGTAGTGTTGCTGCTCTCTTCACTGGCCGGAGCCAAAAGCCTGCCTGTGGTGAAATTGAGCCAGCTTCCTGTGCAGGCACAGACCACTTACCGGCTCATTCAGCAGGGCGGGCCTTTTTCTTACAAAAAGGATGGCACCGTGTTCCAGAACCGGGAGAAACTCCTGCCGATCAAACCCAGAGCGTATTACCATGAGTACACCGTCTCCACACCAGGGATGAACACCCGGGGGGCCAGACGCATCATCTGTGGTCCAGTGATGGACTGCTTCTACACCGAGGACCATTACCGTTCATTCCGGAGGATTGTGAAATGA
- a CDS encoding barstar family protein: MTDLSLNTLEDCGILPLRTDEATLKAEARDHGYVFLTVDLGVVAEKQDLLDAFATDLEFPEYFGQNWDALSDCLMDFSWLEAEGYVLVLEGTHHLEEALGEDYDILMEILEETVKFWQEQDVPFWVFLT; this comes from the coding sequence ATGACCGATCTCAGCCTGAACACCCTGGAAGATTGTGGCATCCTGCCCCTTCGCACCGATGAGGCCACCCTGAAAGCAGAAGCCAGGGACCATGGTTACGTCTTTCTGACGGTGGACCTTGGCGTGGTTGCAGAGAAACAGGACTTGCTGGATGCTTTTGCAACAGACCTGGAATTCCCGGAGTACTTTGGACAGAACTGGGATGCCCTGTCGGACTGCCTGATGGATTTCTCCTGGCTGGAAGCAGAAGGGTATGTGCTGGTGCTGGAAGGCACCCACCACCTGGAAGAAGCCCTCGGTGAAGATTACGACATCCTGATGGAAATCCTGGAAGAGACTGTGAAATTCTGGCAGGAGCAGGATGTGCCTTTCTGGGTGTTTTTGACCTGA